A stretch of the Hyalangium minutum genome encodes the following:
- the clpX gene encoding ATP-dependent Clp protease ATP-binding subunit ClpX, translated as MESSARRDEGPVLTPRQIFERLDRYVIGQEEAKRVVAIAAHNHLKRIQAKRQRRGSLIKKSNILLIGPTGSGKTHIARNLAEILSVPFTTVDATEYTEAGYYGKDVEVMISDLLFKANHSVEDTQRGIIFIDEVDKIARRSQGARNGAGSRDIGGEGVQQALLKLLEGREVFVPMNVTQAWNKSDFVQIDTRDILFICAGTFSDLHDYGESAARPLGFGAEELARKVKKRISVKQLVDFGMLAEFLGRLPVTVQLQALGEDDLLRVLTEPPDSVLKEFRELLAFDEIELDFTEQALRAVVRFSVEKGLGARGLRSILEYVMSDVMFEAPECRRRRITVDADFVGARLAGLDAAQLST; from the coding sequence ATGGAGTCGTCCGCACGCAGGGACGAGGGGCCGGTGCTGACGCCCCGGCAGATCTTCGAGCGGCTGGATCGCTACGTCATCGGGCAGGAGGAGGCCAAGCGGGTGGTGGCCATTGCTGCCCACAACCACCTCAAGCGCATTCAGGCCAAGCGCCAGCGCCGGGGGTCGCTGATCAAGAAGTCCAACATTCTGCTGATAGGGCCCACGGGGAGCGGCAAGACGCACATCGCCCGGAACCTGGCGGAGATCCTGTCTGTCCCGTTCACCACGGTGGACGCCACCGAGTACACGGAAGCCGGGTACTACGGGAAGGACGTGGAGGTGATGATCTCGGACCTCCTGTTCAAGGCGAACCACTCGGTGGAGGACACCCAGAGGGGGATCATCTTCATTGACGAGGTGGACAAGATCGCCCGGCGCTCGCAGGGGGCTCGCAATGGGGCGGGCAGCCGGGACATCGGCGGCGAGGGCGTGCAGCAGGCGCTGCTGAAGCTCCTGGAGGGGCGCGAAGTTTTTGTGCCCATGAACGTCACGCAGGCGTGGAACAAGAGCGACTTCGTGCAGATCGACACGCGCGACATCCTCTTCATCTGCGCGGGGACGTTCTCGGACCTGCACGACTACGGGGAGAGCGCGGCGCGGCCGCTGGGGTTCGGGGCGGAGGAGCTGGCGCGGAAGGTGAAGAAGCGCATCAGCGTGAAGCAGCTGGTGGACTTCGGGATGCTGGCGGAGTTCCTGGGGCGCCTGCCGGTGACGGTGCAGCTGCAAGCGCTGGGGGAGGACGACTTGCTCCGGGTGCTGACGGAGCCGCCGGACTCGGTGCTGAAGGAGTTCCGCGAACTGCTGGCGTTCGACGAGATCGAGCTGGACTTCACGGAGCAGGCGCTGCGCGCGGTGGTGCGGTTCTCGGTGGAGAAGGGGCTGGGAGCCCGCGGCCTGCGCTCAATCTTGGAGTACGTGATGTCGGACGTGATGTTCGAGGCCCCCGAGTGCCGCCGCCGGCGGATCACGGTGGACGCGGACTTCGTGGGCGCCCGGCTGGCTGGACTGGACGCGGCGCAGCTGAGCACCTGA
- a CDS encoding CvpA family protein translates to MVIDVTILCLVIFFALIGAISGAAKQIAQMVGMAVAYFASKRLGPVLGPKLAGSFGDSQLAGVLVASVLVFVVVLITVRYALVALLQRLMAGKDPNNRGPDRMIGFVLGGTKVALICYVVMSALTFVEQHVVVAGKKLGISPKDSKAFGLVRSHNLFEMTQFAPIKDFVRVAQASTDPERARKLQNDPAYKALRQDPRFQRALKEDSLRRALEQGDTQALLRSNLILQLIQDPEFAARLGAAAQASDR, encoded by the coding sequence GTGGTCATCGACGTCACGATCCTGTGCCTGGTCATCTTCTTCGCGCTGATCGGAGCCATCTCGGGGGCGGCGAAGCAGATCGCCCAGATGGTGGGCATGGCCGTCGCCTACTTCGCCTCGAAGCGGCTGGGGCCGGTGCTGGGCCCCAAGCTGGCGGGCTCGTTCGGGGACTCACAGCTGGCCGGGGTGCTGGTGGCCTCGGTGTTGGTGTTCGTGGTGGTGCTGATCACGGTGCGCTACGCACTCGTAGCGCTGCTGCAGCGGCTGATGGCGGGGAAGGATCCGAACAACCGCGGTCCGGACCGGATGATCGGCTTCGTGCTGGGAGGGACGAAGGTGGCGCTCATCTGCTACGTGGTGATGAGCGCTCTGACGTTCGTGGAGCAGCACGTGGTGGTGGCGGGCAAGAAGCTGGGCATCTCGCCAAAGGACTCGAAGGCCTTTGGCCTGGTGCGGAGTCACAACCTCTTCGAGATGACGCAGTTCGCGCCGATCAAGGACTTCGTCCGGGTGGCGCAGGCGAGCACGGATCCAGAGAGGGCGCGGAAGCTCCAGAACGATCCGGCCTACAAGGCGCTGCGGCAGGATCCCCGCTTCCAGCGGGCGCTGAAGGAAGACTCGCTGCGCCGGGCGCTCGAGCAGGGCGACACGCAGGCGCTGCTGCGCAGCAACCTGATCCTCCAGCTCATCCAGGATCCGGAGTTCGCGGCACGGCTGGGCGCAGCGGCCCAGGCCTCGGACCGCTGA
- a CDS encoding J domain-containing protein — protein sequence MPARLLSPATPVPVVGPPPAPVPVGERPTVPGIATVQGAVPPSERPTVPGMPPLPYDAYPSVTTPTVPGSPGVAAPRPGSPGVAAPRPAPAVANRPTIQGITPISVTPQPGPGVSLREPTPNSPAAPAYRPTLPGIVPISVTRSDTTPAPVPPGPPSAVPPPPPAAAAGTPPKGTPVRPPAPGQPPAGRPVPAAGAPRPPPVIAVGQTPPPPPVSTPPPYRPGEKPTTSLPAVATSATGPRPAVVPPPAPGQRPPSRSGIPTVQPAAARPVPGVAPVVPPVGARPPPPPPPDRDPVAPGIAPVVPPVAPAAARLPPPPATPPPPPPAATAKGSLDEAQMAELAARCAQLDQSDYFEVLQLPKDATPADIKKAFYRESRAFHPDRFYQLENKELKDQVNELYKRVTEAYYVLRDDTKRRRYVADVTGPERAQKLRFTETSEAESKAAAKKEQAEQIGTTPKGREFFKRGIDDLEAGRLASAERNLKMAVTYESSNALYKEKLAEVQKKLNDESKSKGEAFKIK from the coding sequence ATGCCGGCTCGCCTGCTCTCACCCGCCACACCGGTTCCCGTGGTAGGGCCTCCTCCCGCTCCGGTTCCCGTGGGCGAGCGCCCCACGGTTCCGGGCATCGCCACCGTGCAAGGGGCCGTGCCGCCCTCGGAGCGGCCCACGGTTCCAGGCATGCCCCCGCTTCCTTATGACGCGTACCCGTCGGTCACGACGCCCACCGTGCCGGGCTCGCCGGGAGTGGCGGCGCCTCGACCGGGCTCGCCAGGGGTCGCGGCGCCTCGGCCTGCGCCCGCCGTGGCCAACCGCCCCACGATTCAGGGCATCACCCCTATCTCCGTCACGCCCCAGCCTGGCCCGGGTGTCTCGCTGAGAGAGCCGACTCCAAACTCCCCGGCGGCTCCCGCGTACCGGCCCACCCTCCCGGGCATCGTGCCGATCTCCGTCACTCGGAGCGACACGACTCCGGCGCCCGTTCCTCCCGGTCCGCCTTCCGCGGTGCCTCCGCCTCCACCTGCCGCAGCCGCGGGCACGCCCCCCAAGGGCACGCCAGTGCGCCCACCTGCTCCTGGACAGCCTCCAGCGGGACGTCCTGTTCCGGCGGCCGGTGCGCCGCGTCCTCCGCCGGTGATCGCCGTGGGCCAGACTCCGCCTCCGCCTCCGGTGTCCACGCCTCCTCCCTACCGACCGGGAGAGAAGCCCACGACCTCGCTGCCAGCGGTGGCGACCTCGGCGACGGGCCCCCGGCCCGCTGTGGTGCCGCCTCCCGCCCCGGGACAGCGGCCTCCGTCGCGCTCGGGCATTCCCACCGTGCAGCCAGCTGCGGCACGTCCAGTTCCGGGCGTAGCGCCCGTGGTTCCTCCGGTAGGGGCTCGGCCGCCGCCGCCTCCTCCTCCGGACCGGGACCCAGTGGCTCCGGGTATCGCGCCGGTGGTGCCGCCGGTGGCACCCGCCGCAGCCCGGCTTCCTCCGCCGCCCGCCACGCCACCGCCGCCGCCGCCGGCCGCTACAGCCAAGGGCTCGCTCGATGAGGCACAGATGGCCGAGCTCGCCGCCCGCTGCGCGCAACTCGATCAGAGCGACTACTTCGAGGTGCTGCAGCTCCCGAAGGACGCCACACCGGCGGACATCAAGAAGGCGTTCTACCGCGAGAGCCGCGCCTTCCACCCGGATCGCTTCTACCAGCTCGAGAACAAGGAGCTGAAGGATCAGGTGAACGAGCTCTACAAGCGCGTCACCGAGGCCTACTACGTGCTGCGCGACGACACGAAGCGCCGCAGGTACGTGGCGGACGTGACGGGGCCGGAGCGGGCTCAGAAGCTGCGCTTCACCGAGACCTCCGAGGCCGAGTCGAAGGCGGCGGCGAAGAAGGAGCAGGCCGAGCAGATCGGCACGACCCCCAAGGGCCGAGAGTTCTTCAAGCGTGGCATCGACGATCTGGAGGCGGGCCGTCTGGCCAGCGCCGAGCGCAACCTGAAGATGGCGGTCACCTACGAGTCGTCCAACGCGCTCTATAAGGAGAAGCTCGCCGAGGTGCAGAAGAAGCTGAACGACGAGTCCAAGTCCAAGGGCGAGGCGTTCAAAATCAAGTAA